The Phycisphaeraceae bacterium region TCTCGCCCATCCACCGGGTGAAGCCCAGTTCGACTTCGGTGAGGCGAAGGCGATCTACCGTGGTCGTGAGATCAAGGTGATGTTCTGCGTGGTGTCGCTGCCCCACAGCGACGCCTTCTTCTGCCAGGCATTTCCACGGGAATGCACCGAAGCATTTCAAGAGGGGCACGTTCGCGCGTTTGAGTTCTTCGGTGGTGTTCCCAAGCGAATCAGTTACGACAACTCGAAAATCGCGGTCGCGAAGATTGTTGGCCGCCGAGGCGAGGAGCGAACGAAAGAGTTCTTGCGATTGCAATCGCACTATCTTTACGAGCACCACTTCTGCTTAGTCAGGCGTCCCAACGAGAAGGGCCACACCGAAGGACTCGTCAAGTTCTCGCGTAGCAACTTCATGGTGCCGGTTCCTCAGTTCGATGATTTTGAGGAATTCAATCGAAAGCTGGCCGAGGACTGCCGCCAGGACTTGCAGCGTAAATTACGAGGTAAGGAAGGCACGAAAGCAGAACTGCTCGAAGCTGATCGGCAGGCGATGCTCCGCATTCCGGAAGATCGTTTTGAGGCACGACGTGTCGAAAACTGCAAGGTCAATAGCTTGTCACTGGTTCGATTCGATCGAAACGACTATAGCGTGCCGACGCAGTATGCGTACCGCAAGGTCGTCGCGGTTGGCTCGCTTGATCGCGTGCGGATCGTTGCCGACGACCATCTCATTGCCGAACACGTGCGCGACTGGGGATCGGAAAACGTTCACTACGATCCGCTGCATTACTTGGCGCTCTTGGAGCGAAAGCCAAATTCACTCGACTTTGGCAAGCCTTTTGAGTCGTGGAACCTGCCGGACTCCTTCACGGTGCTCCGCAGACGGTTGGAATCCGATGGCGATGCCGAGGGTCGTCGCGAGTTCATCAAAGTCTTGCGACTGTTGGAAAGCTATCAGGTTAAAGAATTGGCCGAGGCGATCGATCGAGCTTTGGAGATCGGCGCGATGACGGTGGACGTCATCAAGATTCTGGTTCAAGAAGGCCGAGAGTCGCCCGCCAAACTCTTCCGGCTCGACGACCGACCACATCTGCAAGATCACAGCATTCCTGAACCGCAACTCTACAAGTACAGCGAACTGATCCAACATTCCAAGAGCCAACACCCTGAAGAACAATCATGAAGAAACTCGAAACGAAAAGTACGGTGCTGCTCAAGCATCATCTCAAGGCACTCAAGTTGCCGACCATGCACGAGGCGTGCGACAAGATTGCGGCCCGCTGTGCGAAGGAAAATGTCGATCATCTCGGATTCTTGCTGCAATGCTGTGAGCAAGAACTGATTGGCCGTGAAAAACGTGCCGCTGAACGACGTTTGAAAGCGGCAAAGTTCCCCAACTATAAAACCCTCGAAGATTTCAAGTTCGAGGCTCAGCCGACACTCAATCGCCCGTTGGTCAGCGAGCTGATGCGTGGTGAATACATTGAGAAGCGTGAGTCGGTCATCTTGATTGGCCATCCGGGAACGGGGAAAACGCATCTCGCCACAGCCTTGGGTATCGCGGCCTGCGGGCAAGGAAAGAAGGTTCGGTTCCATCGTGTGACCGAACTGATTACGCAGTTGATGGAAGCTCGTGAGGAACGTCAATTGATGCGTATAAAGAGCCAGCTTGCCAAACTTGATCTGCTGATTCTCGATGAGTTGGGCTATGTCCCGGCCAGCAAGCTTGGCAGCGAATTGCTGTTCGACGTGATCTCGGCGGCCTACGAACGGACCAGCGTGATCGTCACCACAAATCTTCCCTTCGAGCAATGGACCGAGGTACTCGGAAGCCAACGGCTGACCGGCGCTGTGCTGGATCGCCTAACCCATCACTGCCATATCCTGGAGGCCACGGGCGAGAGCTACCGACTCAGC contains the following coding sequences:
- the istB gene encoding IS21-like element helper ATPase IstB translates to MKKLETKSTVLLKHHLKALKLPTMHEACDKIAARCAKENVDHLGFLLQCCEQELIGREKRAAERRLKAAKFPNYKTLEDFKFEAQPTLNRPLVSELMRGEYIEKRESVILIGHPGTGKTHLATALGIAACGQGKKVRFHRVTELITQLMEAREERQLMRIKSQLAKLDLLILDELGYVPASKLGSELLFDVISAAYERTSVIVTTNLPFEQWTEVLGSQRLTGAVLDRLTHHCHILEATGESYRLSDARRRSTRKK
- the istA gene encoding IS21 family transposase; the encoded protein is MDTWTNIRHDVLVDGMSMREACKKYHLNFRTIQKILSHTEPPGYCQAATRNKPIIGPFLPIIHEILEADKQVHKKQRHTGKRIFDRLRDEYGYTGGITVVRNEIQRWRQSSAEVFMPLAHPPGEAQFDFGEAKAIYRGREIKVMFCVVSLPHSDAFFCQAFPRECTEAFQEGHVRAFEFFGGVPKRISYDNSKIAVAKIVGRRGEERTKEFLRLQSHYLYEHHFCLVRRPNEKGHTEGLVKFSRSNFMVPVPQFDDFEEFNRKLAEDCRQDLQRKLRGKEGTKAELLEADRQAMLRIPEDRFEARRVENCKVNSLSLVRFDRNDYSVPTQYAYRKVVAVGSLDRVRIVADDHLIAEHVRDWGSENVHYDPLHYLALLERKPNSLDFGKPFESWNLPDSFTVLRRRLESDGDAEGRREFIKVLRLLESYQVKELAEAIDRALEIGAMTVDVIKILVQEGRESPAKLFRLDDRPHLQDHSIPEPQLYKYSELIQHSKSQHPEEQS